Proteins encoded together in one Caulobacter sp. FWC2 window:
- a CDS encoding helix-turn-helix domain-containing protein, which translates to MSAKEKGKAADADLRTNEKKWSKPLIEAGYTVFPTVIIENQRQLGLDAVDVNILMHLASKWWKAEGKPYPSKGTIAQAMNLDPRTVQRRIAALEKAGYVRREERRETPTGSKTNVYHLDGLIAAAKPFAEEKIADIAERVAINKAKAARKGAPKPKLTLVATEED; encoded by the coding sequence ATGAGCGCCAAGGAAAAGGGCAAGGCCGCCGACGCGGACCTGCGCACGAACGAGAAGAAGTGGTCCAAGCCGCTGATCGAGGCGGGCTACACGGTGTTCCCCACCGTGATCATCGAGAACCAGCGCCAGCTGGGCCTCGACGCCGTCGACGTCAACATTCTGATGCACCTGGCGTCGAAGTGGTGGAAGGCCGAGGGCAAGCCCTATCCGTCCAAAGGCACGATCGCCCAGGCCATGAACCTGGACCCGCGCACGGTGCAGCGGCGGATCGCCGCCCTGGAGAAGGCCGGCTATGTCCGTCGCGAGGAGCGGCGCGAGACGCCGACCGGCAGCAAGACCAATGTCTATCACCTGGATGGCCTGATCGCCGCGGCCAAGCCCTTCGCCGAGGAGAAGATCGCCGACATCGCCGAGCGGGTGGCCATCAACAAGGCCAAGGCCGCCCGCAAGGGCGCCCCCAAGCCCAAGCTCACCCTCGTGGCGACCGAGGAGGATTAG